One stretch of Thalassovita sp. DNA includes these proteins:
- a CDS encoding ABC transporter substrate-binding protein: MITRVIGLSAALLCGTIAAQAETLRWARAGDALTLDPHAQNEGPTHTIRHQMYEPLIIRDTTGAFEPALATEWAPSPTDPNVWVFKLRPGVKFHDGADFTAEDVVFSYNRAKQPNSDMKELIGSITEVRAVDDLTVEMVTNGPNPILPSNLTNLFIMDKGWTEANNTVNVQDFEGGEITFATTNVNGTGPYTLVSREPDVKTVMARNENYWGRDMFPLEVSEIIYTPIQNAPTRVAALLSGEVNFLQDMPVQDLQRVDGAAGYGVKQAPQNRVIFFGMNQGADDIEADNVDGKNPLADVRVRKAMSMAINRDAIRQVVMRGQSIPAGMIAPPFVNGWTAEMDASSKTDVDGAKALMAEAGYGDGFSIRLDCPNDRYINDEAICQASVGMLAQIGITVNLDAKPKAQHFPLITDGKTDFYMLGWGVPTYDSEYIFNFLVHGRESDIGTWNGTGYDNDDVDAKIATLASNTDLAARNADIASIWSAVQGDQLYIPIHHQVLNWAMADGVGIDVDPEDQPKVKYIKMN; this comes from the coding sequence ATGATTACCCGAGTTATCGGTCTGTCTGCTGCACTTCTGTGCGGCACCATTGCAGCACAGGCGGAAACCCTGCGCTGGGCCCGCGCTGGTGATGCACTGACGCTGGACCCGCACGCCCAGAACGAAGGGCCGACCCACACGATTCGTCACCAGATGTACGAACCGCTGATCATTCGTGACACCACCGGCGCCTTTGAGCCGGCACTGGCCACCGAATGGGCGCCCAGCCCCACCGACCCCAACGTATGGGTCTTCAAACTGCGCCCGGGCGTGAAATTCCACGATGGTGCTGACTTCACCGCCGAAGACGTGGTGTTCAGCTACAACCGTGCGAAACAGCCGAACTCGGACATGAAAGAGCTGATCGGCTCGATCACCGAAGTGCGCGCCGTGGATGACCTGACCGTTGAAATGGTCACCAATGGTCCGAACCCGATTCTGCCGTCGAACCTGACCAACCTGTTCATCATGGACAAAGGCTGGACCGAGGCGAACAACACCGTCAACGTGCAGGACTTTGAGGGCGGCGAAATCACCTTCGCAACCACCAACGTCAACGGCACCGGCCCCTACACCCTGGTCAGCCGTGAGCCCGACGTGAAAACCGTCATGGCGCGTAACGAAAACTACTGGGGCCGTGACATGTTCCCGCTGGAAGTCAGCGAGATCATCTACACCCCGATCCAGAACGCACCGACCCGTGTTGCAGCGCTGCTGTCGGGTGAGGTGAACTTCCTGCAGGATATGCCGGTTCAGGACCTTCAGCGTGTTGACGGCGCAGCCGGCTACGGCGTCAAACAGGCCCCGCAGAACCGTGTGATCTTCTTTGGTATGAACCAGGGCGCAGATGACATCGAAGCAGACAACGTTGACGGCAAGAACCCGCTGGCCGACGTTCGTGTGCGTAAAGCGATGTCGATGGCGATCAACCGTGACGCCATCCGTCAGGTTGTAATGCGTGGTCAGTCGATCCCGGCTGGCATGATCGCACCGCCCTTCGTCAACGGCTGGACCGCTGAAATGGACGCCTCGTCGAAGACCGACGTGGACGGCGCCAAGGCGCTGATGGCTGAAGCCGGCTACGGCGACGGTTTCTCGATCCGTCTGGACTGCCCGAACGACCGCTACATCAACGATGAAGCGATCTGTCAGGCGTCGGTTGGCATGCTGGCGCAGATCGGTATCACTGTGAACCTCGACGCCAAGCCGAAGGCACAGCACTTCCCGCTGATCACCGACGGCAAGACCGACTTCTACATGCTGGGTTGGGGCGTTCCGACCTATGATTCGGAATACATCTTCAACTTCCTGGTTCACGGCCGCGAGTCGGACATCGGTACCTGGAACGGCACTGGCTATGACAACGATGACGTCGACGCCAAGATCGCAACCCTGGCATCGAACACCGACCTGGCAGCCCGTAACGCGGATATCGCGTCGATCTGGTCTGCCGTTCAGGGTGATCAGCTCTACATCCCGATCCACCACCAGGTTCTGAACTGGGCCATGGCGGACGGCGTGGGCATCGATGTTGATCCCGAAGACCAGCCGAAGGTCAAATACATCAAAATGAACTAA
- a CDS encoding ABC transporter permease — translation MFSYIVRRVFQSVIVLLVVGLVAFAMFNFVGDPIDNMLGQERTQEDIDRLRAQLGLDQPFPVQYWKFLMNAAEGNMGVSYRQGRPVTEIISERLPATLELALVSGCLALFFGIVMGVLTAIRRDGWMANTVMTLSLVGVSLPTFLIGILLIYIFSVELDMLPSFGRGEVVEVGNWTTGFMTASGLKALILPSITLGLYQMTLIMRLVRSEMLEVLRQDYVRFARARGLSERVINFRHALKNTLVPVITVTGLQLGSIIAFAIITETVFQWPGVGLLFINAVQFVDVPVMAAYLMMISVLFVGINLIVDLLYVAIDPRLRG, via the coding sequence GTGTTTTCCTATATCGTTCGACGGGTGTTCCAATCTGTCATCGTGCTTCTCGTCGTGGGGCTTGTCGCCTTTGCGATGTTCAACTTCGTCGGTGATCCAATCGACAACATGCTGGGTCAGGAAAGAACGCAAGAGGACATCGATCGTCTGCGCGCCCAGCTGGGATTGGATCAGCCCTTCCCGGTGCAATACTGGAAATTCCTGATGAATGCCGCCGAAGGCAACATGGGCGTTTCTTATCGTCAGGGCCGCCCTGTGACCGAGATCATCTCGGAGCGTTTGCCTGCCACTCTGGAACTGGCGCTGGTTTCGGGCTGCCTGGCGCTGTTCTTCGGCATTGTGATGGGCGTGCTGACCGCGATCCGCCGCGATGGCTGGATGGCCAACACGGTGATGACCCTGTCGCTGGTTGGCGTGTCGCTGCCAACCTTTCTGATCGGGATCCTGCTGATCTACATCTTCTCGGTTGAGCTGGACATGCTGCCCTCCTTTGGGCGCGGCGAAGTGGTGGAAGTTGGCAACTGGACCACAGGTTTCATGACCGCCAGCGGTCTGAAAGCGCTGATCCTGCCGTCGATCACGCTGGGCCTTTATCAGATGACGCTGATCATGCGCCTGGTGCGTTCGGAAATGCTGGAGGTGTTGCGTCAGGACTATGTCCGCTTCGCCCGCGCCCGTGGCCTGTCTGAGCGGGTGATCAACTTCCGCCATGCGCTGAAAAACACGCTGGTGCCGGTGATCACTGTGACCGGTCTGCAGCTGGGCTCGATCATCGCCTTCGCCATCATCACCGAGACCGTGTTCCAATGGCCGGGTGTAGGCTTGCTGTTCATCAACGCCGTCCAGTTTGTGGATGTGCCGGTGATGGCTGCTTACCTGATGATGATTTCTGTCCTGTTCGTGGGCATCAACCTGATTGTCGATCTGCTCTATGTGGCGATTGACCCACGACTGCGCGGATAA
- a CDS encoding ABC transporter permease — MTDSTNPQKTRPMSKLARAWDSDIAYAFRRSPVAIVSLAVAMALVLAAVFAPLIAPYNPFDPATLNLMNGFTPPSEPNAFTGETFWLGTDDQGRDVFSTILYGLRISLFVGFAAVMLGLTLGVIAGLVSGYYGGWTDTLIMRTADVQLTFPSILVAMLIFGIAKGVTPVEYRDQMAIWVLILAIGLSDWVQFARVVRGATMVEKNKEYVQAARLIGRGSLPIMFRHILPNVLSPVLVIATISLALAIIAEATLSFLGVGAPPTQPSLGTLIRVGQGFLFSGEWWILFFPACTLLALALSVNLLGDWLRDALNPKLR, encoded by the coding sequence ATGACTGATTCAACAAACCCTCAAAAAACGCGCCCGATGTCGAAGCTGGCCCGCGCCTGGGACAGCGACATCGCCTATGCGTTCCGTCGCTCCCCCGTCGCGATTGTGTCGCTGGCGGTGGCAATGGCGCTGGTGCTGGCGGCGGTGTTTGCCCCGCTGATCGCGCCTTACAACCCGTTTGATCCGGCCACCTTGAACCTGATGAACGGCTTCACGCCGCCAAGTGAGCCGAACGCCTTTACCGGTGAAACCTTCTGGCTGGGCACTGACGATCAGGGCCGTGATGTGTTCTCGACCATTCTTTATGGTCTGCGCATCTCGCTCTTCGTGGGCTTCGCGGCTGTGATGCTGGGCCTGACCCTTGGTGTGATTGCCGGTCTGGTATCGGGCTACTACGGTGGCTGGACCGACACGCTGATCATGCGGACGGCAGACGTGCAGCTGACCTTCCCCTCGATCCTTGTGGCTATGCTGATCTTCGGGATCGCCAAAGGTGTGACCCCGGTGGAATACCGCGATCAGATGGCGATCTGGGTGCTGATCCTGGCCATCGGCCTGTCGGACTGGGTGCAGTTTGCCCGTGTCGTCCGAGGCGCCACCATGGTGGAAAAGAACAAGGAATACGTCCAAGCGGCCCGCCTGATCGGGCGCGGCAGCCTGCCGATCATGTTCCGTCACATCCTGCCCAACGTGCTGTCGCCGGTTCTGGTAATTGCCACGATCAGCCTGGCGCTGGCGATCATCGCCGAAGCCACGCTGTCCTTCCTGGGCGTGGGCGCCCCGCCGACCCAGCCGAGTCTCGGCACCTTGATCCGTGTTGGTCAGGGCTTCCTGTTCTCGGGTGAGTGGTGGATCCTGTTCTTCCCCGCCTGCACCCTGCTTGCGCTTGCCCTCAGTGTGAACCTGCTGGGCGACTGGCTGCGCGATGCGCTGAACCCCAAACTGCGGTGA
- a CDS encoding ABC transporter ATP-binding protein produces MSLLNIKKLTVEFPTRRGVFTAVNAADLSVEPGEIHGLVGESGAGKSTIGAAIMGLLERPGHIADGGIELQGDAISGLDADAMRSLRGRRISMIFQDPLTSLNPLFTVRQQLVETIRAHLDVNEAEANKRARDLIDRVGIPDPDGRLDQYPHQFSGGMRQRVVIALALCSEPEVIIADEPTTALDVSVQAQILDLIRELARERQVGVILITHDMGVIADTTDRVTVMYGGKVVETGETSQVIGAPRHEYTQALIAAVPRPSVRLHRFPQLSYGGRETRFAIEDLARSWPKVENDPSRPLLEVKGVTKKFVKRQGLLPWDRDYFTAVDNVSFDIRPGEVFGVVGESGSGKSTIARMISGLYQLDGGSVDFDGKLVSDLSDKARQADYRKEIQMIFQDPYSSLNPRMRVDQIVSEPIRHHRLLNGKAVDQRVAELLERVGLGAEAAFKYPHEFSGGQRQRIAIARALATQPRFLICDEPTSALDVSIQAQILNILKDLQEHLGLTMLFISHDLPVVRQMCDRVAVMKSGKLVELQETEALFSNPQTDYTKSLLDLMPRLADLSETPQAS; encoded by the coding sequence ATGAGCCTTTTGAACATCAAAAAACTCACTGTTGAGTTCCCCACGCGGCGCGGTGTCTTCACCGCGGTGAACGCCGCCGACCTTTCGGTGGAACCGGGGGAAATCCATGGCCTCGTCGGGGAATCCGGCGCGGGCAAATCCACCATCGGCGCGGCCATCATGGGCCTTTTGGAACGTCCCGGTCACATCGCAGATGGCGGCATTGAGCTGCAAGGCGATGCGATCAGCGGTCTGGACGCGGATGCCATGCGGTCCCTGCGGGGCCGTCGGATCTCGATGATCTTCCAGGATCCTTTGACCTCACTTAATCCGCTGTTCACCGTGCGTCAGCAGCTGGTTGAGACCATCCGCGCCCATCTGGACGTGAATGAGGCCGAAGCCAACAAGCGTGCCCGTGACCTGATCGACCGTGTTGGGATCCCGGATCCTGACGGCCGTCTGGACCAGTACCCGCACCAGTTCTCGGGCGGGATGCGGCAGCGGGTTGTGATTGCCCTCGCGCTCTGTTCTGAGCCTGAGGTCATCATCGCCGATGAACCGACCACCGCGCTGGATGTGTCCGTGCAGGCGCAGATCCTTGATCTGATCCGCGAGTTGGCCCGGGAACGTCAGGTCGGGGTGATCCTGATCACCCACGACATGGGCGTGATTGCCGACACCACCGATCGTGTGACGGTGATGTATGGCGGTAAAGTGGTTGAAACCGGCGAAACCTCGCAGGTGATCGGCGCCCCACGTCACGAGTACACCCAAGCCCTGATCGCCGCAGTGCCGCGCCCGTCGGTGCGTCTGCATCGTTTCCCGCAGCTGTCTTATGGCGGCCGTGAGACCCGGTTTGCGATCGAGGATCTGGCGCGGTCGTGGCCGAAGGTCGAAAACGATCCGTCCCGTCCGCTGTTGGAGGTCAAGGGCGTCACCAAGAAATTCGTGAAACGTCAGGGGCTGCTGCCTTGGGATCGCGATTACTTCACCGCGGTGGACAATGTCAGCTTTGACATCCGCCCGGGCGAAGTGTTCGGCGTAGTGGGGGAGTCCGGTTCGGGCAAATCCACCATCGCGCGGATGATCTCCGGTCTCTATCAGCTGGATGGTGGCTCGGTCGATTTTGACGGCAAGCTGGTCAGCGATCTGAGCGATAAGGCCCGTCAGGCTGATTATCGCAAAGAGATCCAGATGATCTTCCAGGATCCCTATTCCTCGCTGAACCCGCGGATGCGGGTGGATCAGATCGTGTCTGAACCGATCCGTCATCACCGTCTGCTGAACGGCAAAGCGGTGGATCAGCGGGTGGCAGAGCTGCTGGAACGTGTGGGTCTGGGCGCCGAAGCGGCGTTCAAATACCCGCATGAATTCTCCGGTGGTCAGCGTCAGCGGATCGCGATTGCGCGGGCTCTGGCGACCCAGCCGCGCTTCCTGATCTGTGATGAGCCGACCTCGGCACTGGATGTGTCGATCCAGGCGCAAATTCTGAACATCCTGAAGGATCTGCAGGAACACCTGGGCCTGACCATGCTGTTCATCAGCCACGACCTGCCGGTGGTGCGCCAGATGTGTGACCGCGTGGCGGTGATGAAATCGGGCAAGCTGGTGGAACTGCAGGAAACTGAGGCGCTGTTCAGCAATCCGCAGACTGATTACACTAAATCGCTGCTGGATCTGATGCCGCGTCTGGCGGATCTGTCGGAAACCCCGCAGGCGTCCTGA
- a CDS encoding alkane 1-monooxygenase has protein sequence MWLFTFATLLPAALLICASVTGGWLVLAAVLAITVFTWSLDKLTPTAPNPDAEFPTGDGLSVTLGLLHLPMLALAVWAIGGVSGLGLWERLGLLIGYGLFFGQIGHPNAHELIHRPGRWLRRLGKLVYSSLLIGHHVSAHPLVHHIHVGTDRDPSSAPRGQSVWYFAPHWWRGAFREGLIAENKRRKGRRFWQHPYLHYSLIAALTLLSTALFGAGPAFALITVCCYAQLQMILSDYVQHYGLRRAIRENGKPEPVGPQHSWNTPHRYSSAMMLNAPRHSDHHLNPTRPYPGLRLEAAMPRLPYALPTMAVVALWPALWRRIMHPRLDALTPQ, from the coding sequence ATGTGGCTGTTTACCTTTGCGACATTGCTGCCAGCCGCGCTGCTGATCTGCGCCAGTGTTACCGGTGGCTGGCTGGTTCTAGCTGCTGTTCTTGCGATCACGGTTTTCACCTGGAGCCTCGACAAGCTTACCCCCACAGCGCCAAATCCCGACGCGGAGTTTCCGACCGGTGATGGTCTGTCCGTGACCTTGGGCCTGTTGCATCTGCCGATGCTGGCTTTGGCTGTCTGGGCGATTGGCGGGGTCAGTGGCTTGGGCCTCTGGGAACGGTTGGGGCTGTTGATCGGTTATGGCTTGTTCTTTGGTCAGATCGGTCACCCCAATGCCCATGAATTGATCCATCGGCCGGGCCGCTGGTTGCGCCGTTTGGGCAAGCTGGTCTATTCATCTTTGTTAATCGGCCACCATGTGTCCGCCCATCCGCTGGTGCACCACATCCATGTCGGCACCGACCGCGATCCCAGCTCCGCGCCGCGCGGGCAAAGTGTCTGGTACTTTGCACCACATTGGTGGCGCGGGGCCTTTCGTGAGGGCCTCATCGCTGAAAACAAGCGCCGCAAAGGACGCAGGTTTTGGCAGCATCCCTATCTGCACTACAGCCTCATCGCCGCCCTTACGCTGCTGAGCACGGCCCTCTTTGGCGCCGGCCCGGCTTTCGCCCTGATCACTGTCTGCTGCTATGCCCAATTGCAAATGATCCTGTCGGACTATGTGCAGCACTACGGTCTACGCCGCGCGATCCGTGAGAACGGCAAACCAGAGCCCGTTGGTCCGCAGCACAGCTGGAACACACCGCATCGCTACTCGTCCGCGATGATGCTGAATGCGCCGCGTCATTCGGACCATCACCTGAACCCGACGCGGCCCTACCCCGGCCTGCGACTGGAGGCGGCGATGCCCCGCCTGCCCTATGCGCTGCCGACGATGGCGGTGGTGGCCCTATGGCCAGCCCTGTGGCGCCGCATCATGCACCCGCGTCTGGATGCGCTAACGCCGCAATAA
- a CDS encoding lysoplasmalogenase, with amino-acid sequence MFTFLNFTIFAGFALSAVYLLWFCYRPASGAKTAVKTLAVALPALGLSVSGAPLLPLLGLWACAMGDFLLSRDGEAMLQGGIGAFALGHILYVVAFFVHFSPELAWGTLWVPVLLILLGLSTEWWLQPHTGALRWPVRIYVLLILTMGCVAAQQPIPQTWVFWGALAFILSDLVLSVQIFVKNDGPFGRVAPFVIWFFYYVAQVLIFNGFIA; translated from the coding sequence ATGTTTACCTTTCTTAACTTCACCATTTTCGCGGGGTTTGCTCTGTCCGCGGTGTACTTGCTGTGGTTCTGCTACCGGCCTGCAAGCGGCGCCAAAACGGCGGTCAAAACCCTGGCCGTGGCGCTGCCGGCGCTGGGGCTTAGCGTCAGCGGTGCGCCCTTGTTGCCGCTACTGGGGCTTTGGGCCTGTGCTATGGGGGACTTTCTGCTGTCGCGCGATGGTGAGGCGATGCTGCAGGGCGGTATCGGTGCTTTTGCGCTGGGGCATATCCTCTATGTCGTTGCCTTCTTTGTGCATTTCTCGCCGGAACTGGCCTGGGGCACTCTCTGGGTTCCGGTGCTGTTGATCCTCTTGGGCTTGTCGACCGAGTGGTGGTTGCAGCCCCATACCGGGGCGCTGCGCTGGCCGGTGCGGATCTACGTGCTGCTGATCCTTACCATGGGCTGTGTCGCTGCGCAGCAACCGATTCCCCAAACTTGGGTGTTTTGGGGCGCATTGGCGTTCATTTTGTCGGATTTGGTGCTGTCAGTGCAGATTTTTGTCAAAAATGACGGTCCTTTCGGTCGGGTGGCGCCATTTGTCATCTGGTTCTTTTACTACGTTGCGCAAGTGCTTATTTTTAATGGATTCATCGCGTGA
- the ftsY gene encoding signal recognition particle-docking protein FtsY, with protein sequence MSFFGKLKQRLMKSSSRLEDGLESIVEDGGEVEEVVETTPEAQPEPRSAPAEEPEEQGAEEVSEAAPEPEVSQPEAPEQPAAEPVTAPEPEPEQQDSKPGFFGRLMGRSEAKQVTRRVLDDDMLEQLEELLIASDMGVETATRVTANIAEGRFGKKLSTEEIKSLLAQEVARIMEPVAKPLPIYAKTPQVVLVVGVNGSGKTTTIGKLASQFRAAGKSVVIAAGDTFRAAAVEQLQVWGERAGVPVLTAPEGSDPASLAFDAMTKAEAEGADLLLIDTAGRLQNRADLMEELAKIVRVIRKKDETAPHNTLLVLDATTGQNALNQVSTFGELADVSGLVMTKLDGTAKGGVLVALADRFGLPIHAIGVGEQIDDLQAFDPEEFAKALTGLDA encoded by the coding sequence ATGTCCTTTTTCGGCAAATTGAAACAGCGATTGATGAAGTCGTCCTCACGTCTTGAGGACGGGCTGGAGTCGATTGTTGAGGATGGTGGCGAAGTTGAGGAGGTTGTGGAGACAACCCCCGAAGCACAGCCAGAGCCGCGGTCTGCACCAGCGGAAGAGCCTGAAGAGCAGGGCGCAGAAGAGGTTTCAGAGGCCGCTCCGGAACCTGAGGTGTCGCAGCCCGAGGCACCGGAACAACCCGCCGCTGAACCCGTGACAGCACCCGAGCCTGAGCCTGAGCAGCAAGACAGCAAACCTGGTTTCTTCGGTCGCCTCATGGGGCGGAGCGAAGCCAAACAGGTGACCCGCCGCGTGTTGGATGACGACATGCTGGAACAGCTCGAAGAGCTGCTGATCGCATCGGACATGGGTGTGGAAACGGCAACCCGCGTCACCGCCAATATCGCTGAAGGGCGGTTTGGCAAGAAACTGTCGACCGAAGAGATTAAATCACTGCTGGCCCAGGAAGTGGCCCGCATCATGGAGCCGGTGGCCAAGCCATTGCCCATTTATGCCAAAACCCCACAGGTGGTTCTGGTTGTGGGCGTCAACGGATCCGGCAAGACCACAACTATCGGCAAACTGGCCAGCCAGTTCCGTGCGGCTGGAAAATCCGTGGTGATTGCGGCGGGCGATACCTTCCGGGCGGCCGCGGTTGAACAGCTGCAGGTCTGGGGCGAACGCGCCGGTGTGCCGGTACTGACCGCGCCCGAAGGTTCGGATCCCGCAAGTCTGGCGTTTGACGCCATGACCAAGGCCGAGGCAGAGGGCGCTGATCTGTTGCTGATCGACACGGCAGGCCGGCTGCAGAACCGCGCTGATCTGATGGAAGAGCTGGCCAAGATCGTGCGGGTGATCCGTAAGAAAGATGAAACCGCACCGCACAACACGTTGCTGGTGCTGGATGCGACCACCGGGCAAAACGCTTTGAACCAGGTTTCGACCTTTGGGGAATTGGCGGATGTTTCGGGTCTGGTCATGACGAAACTAGATGGGACCGCAAAGGGCGGCGTGCTGGTGGCCTTGGCTGACCGGTTTGGCCTGCCGATCCACGCAATTGGCGTGGGGGAGCAGATCGATGATCTGCAGGCCTTTGATCCCGAAGAATTTGCGAAGGCGCTGACGGGTCTCGATGCTTGA
- a CDS encoding SMR family transporter: protein MSAWLTSLEGTEAGHQLALALALTAAFLHAVFGALQKGRHDPWLTRGAIDFSYGVMAAPFAFFVVPWPEPHMWPILGGAFVIHVGYKLLQSYTYTKGDFTVVYPVVRGMGPLFTVVGAYLVFGETFSWMQWAGVGVLLAGIFGLAIYNMIFLTSSRDTLGVAMVLASFTGLFVALYTTYDAYGIRATADPFTFLAWFFLIDGLAMPPIAYLRWRRMAHPPAVAPLMLRGVIGGLIAFASFGSVMMATRLDKVGEAAVLRETSTVFAAIIGWLFLKETVGPRRIALMALIALGAVIVEMGG, encoded by the coding sequence ATGAGTGCGTGGCTGACATCTCTGGAAGGGACAGAGGCCGGGCACCAGCTGGCGCTGGCTTTGGCCCTGACGGCGGCCTTTCTGCATGCAGTGTTCGGTGCCCTGCAAAAGGGGCGGCACGATCCCTGGCTGACCCGCGGCGCCATTGATTTCAGCTACGGCGTCATGGCGGCGCCTTTTGCTTTCTTTGTGGTCCCTTGGCCTGAGCCGCATATGTGGCCAATCCTTGGTGGTGCCTTTGTGATCCACGTCGGCTACAAGCTGCTGCAGAGCTACACCTACACCAAGGGCGATTTCACCGTGGTCTACCCGGTGGTGCGCGGCATGGGGCCGTTGTTTACCGTGGTCGGCGCCTATCTGGTGTTTGGCGAGACGTTCAGCTGGATGCAATGGGCCGGTGTCGGTGTGTTGTTGGCGGGCATCTTCGGGCTGGCGATTTACAATATGATTTTCCTGACCTCATCGCGTGACACGCTTGGGGTTGCGATGGTGCTGGCCTCCTTCACCGGTTTGTTTGTGGCGCTTTACACCACCTATGACGCCTATGGCATCCGGGCGACAGCGGATCCTTTTACCTTTCTGGCGTGGTTCTTCCTGATTGATGGTCTGGCGATGCCACCGATTGCTTACCTGCGCTGGCGCCGCATGGCGCATCCCCCGGCCGTTGCGCCGCTGATGCTCCGCGGTGTGATTGGCGGGTTGATTGCTTTTGCCAGCTTCGGCTCGGTCATGATGGCGACACGGCTGGACAAAGTGGGTGAAGCCGCAGTGCTGCGGGAGACCTCAACCGTCTTTGCAGCGATCATTGGCTGGCTGTTTTTGAAAGAGACAGTGGGGCCACGGCGCATCGCTCTGATGGCTTTGATTGCTTTGGGTGCGGTGATTGTTGAAATGGGCGGCTGA
- a CDS encoding inner membrane-spanning protein YciB, which translates to MSKTPETDGAVPAKSVNPMLKSALEFGPIAAFFAAYILLKDQSFDIGGTAYDGFIVVTAGFIPLLVASTLVLWRLTGHLSKMQIVTLVLVVVFGGMSVWLNDERFFKLKPTLIYLLFGGALGFGLMRGTSYLEAVMDTALALTREGWMILTRRLMYFFFGLAALNEIVWRTQTTEAWVYFKTFGLTAAIFLFFMTQGKLFKDHSLEAEEETAE; encoded by the coding sequence ATGTCAAAGACCCCCGAAACTGACGGCGCAGTGCCTGCCAAGTCGGTGAACCCGATGCTGAAATCCGCGCTGGAATTCGGCCCCATCGCAGCCTTCTTTGCCGCCTATATCCTGCTGAAGGATCAGAGCTTTGACATCGGTGGCACGGCCTATGATGGCTTCATCGTGGTCACCGCCGGGTTCATCCCGCTTCTTGTGGCCTCAACCCTGGTGCTGTGGCGCCTGACCGGCCATCTGTCGAAGATGCAGATCGTGACGCTGGTGCTGGTGGTTGTTTTTGGCGGCATGTCGGTCTGGCTCAATGATGAGCGGTTCTTCAAGTTGAAGCCGACGCTGATTTACCTGCTGTTTGGCGGTGCTCTGGGCTTTGGCCTGATGCGCGGGACCAGCTATCTGGAGGCGGTGATGGACACCGCTCTGGCGCTGACGCGGGAAGGCTGGATGATCCTGACCCGGCGGCTGATGTATTTCTTCTTTGGGCTGGCGGCACTGAATGAAATCGTCTGGCGCACCCAAACCACTGAGGCCTGGGTCTATTTCAAAACCTTTGGTCTGACCGCAGCGATTTTCCTGTTCTTCATGACACAGGGCAAGCTGTTTAAGGACCACAGCCTTGAGGCCGAAGAAGAAACGGCGGAGTAA
- a CDS encoding glutathione S-transferase N-terminal domain-containing protein has protein sequence MSNAIDLYYWPTPNGWKISIALEEMGLPYNLHLVDIGAGAQFEPDFLKIAPNNRMPAIVDPDGPDGAPIAMFESGAILQYLARKTGQFYGSNAREQVAVEQWLMWQMGGVGPMAGQAHHFLKYAPAMDPPNDLPYAKDRYRNEVSRLYRVLDTQLADNEFVAGDFYSIADMAIWPWASLWEGQQQDLSDKPNLKRWLDQLAARDGVAKGRAVAADMRSNLQDNKKAQELLFKQKG, from the coding sequence ATGAGCAACGCAATCGACCTCTATTACTGGCCCACGCCAAACGGCTGGAAAATCTCCATCGCGCTGGAGGAAATGGGCCTGCCGTACAATCTGCATCTGGTGGACATTGGCGCGGGGGCGCAGTTTGAGCCGGATTTCCTGAAAATCGCCCCCAACAACCGGATGCCCGCCATCGTAGATCCGGATGGACCGGACGGTGCGCCGATTGCGATGTTTGAAAGCGGTGCGATCCTGCAATATCTGGCCCGCAAGACCGGCCAGTTCTATGGCTCAAACGCGCGCGAACAGGTGGCCGTGGAACAATGGCTGATGTGGCAGATGGGTGGCGTCGGCCCGATGGCGGGTCAGGCGCACCACTTCCTGAAATACGCCCCGGCGATGGATCCGCCCAATGACCTGCCCTACGCCAAGGACCGCTACCGCAATGAGGTCAGCCGTCTCTATCGCGTGTTGGACACCCAGCTGGCGGACAATGAATTTGTCGCGGGCGATTTCTACTCGATCGCAGACATGGCGATCTGGCCCTGGGCGTCGCTCTGGGAAGGGCAGCAGCAGGACCTGAGCGACAAGCCGAACCTGAAACGCTGGCTGGACCAACTGGCGGCCCGCGATGGCGTTGCCAAAGGCCGCGCAGTGGCGGCAGACATGCGGTCAAACCTGCAGGACAACAAAAAGGCGCAGGAACTGCTGTTCAAACAAAAAGGCTGA